The Argentina anserina chromosome 3, drPotAnse1.1, whole genome shotgun sequence genome includes a region encoding these proteins:
- the LOC126786379 gene encoding uncharacterized protein LOC126786379 isoform X1: MGDSYSYGIPKEANLVMSSKKQSPNYLVASRSKASLQSLGALRIGNGVVTQAALFVLKVAALEAVRRLSRAKCSWLWRGFQALQFLCYPPFKWFRRFAPFKALVDNLQTVSKPLLALSIATAFTDELEFSPSSSDDVNNSDECPEVPSSESSLDTSVSEEVPQNVASERWLIQLHNELERQGISLPERINEEELRRFYAAANRDFSSFLSAVKKTIRWRETYGILSVQELEKWSNMVFWHGFDVKHQPCLIVRLGLACISLPSHDKPRFAQAIISQVDHGVFHLLDANNPQITVVVDCEGLTPLKIPMQVLRICSSLLQDHFPNRLGCLYVIRLPPMLRVIAQTFIQVLKPYTREKLRIEGKMYHKILSECLESLPSYLGGKCLCKICSDIITKEMQQPRSNAYINRELRVNACPDGNLRSPSPTCEIEVEPIHNCNQLLRTAIVSILMIWILVAFIGGLLDPGSSPFSSS, from the exons ATGGGAGACTCTTATTCGTATGGGATTCCTAAAGAGGCCAATCTAGTTATGTCTAGTAAAAAGCAGTCTCCAAATTACTTAGTTGCTTCGCGGTCGAAGGCCTCTCTGCAAAGCCTGGGTGCACTTAGAATTGGAAATGGTGTGGTCACTCAGGCAGCACTGTTCGTGCTCAAAGTGGCTGCATTGGAGGCGGTGCGTAGGCTCTCGAGGGCCAAGTGCTCCTGGCTGTGGCGCGGCTTCCAGGCTTTGCAGTTTCTTTGTTATCCGCCGTTCAAGTGGTTCCGGAGATTCGCTCCCTTCAAGGCTCTTGTTGACAACTTGCAG ACTGTATCGAAGCCGTTACTGGCCCTCTCGATTGCAACAGCTTTTACTGATGAATTAGAATTCAGTCCTAGTTCTTCAGATGATGTCAATAATTCTGATGAGTGTCCAGAAGTACCCTCTTCAGAGTCGTCTTTGGATACTAG TGTTTCTGAAGAAGTTCCTCAAAATGTAGCATCTGAAAGATGGTTGATACAACTTCATAACGAGCTTGAAAGACAAGGGATTAGCTTGCCAGAAAG AATAAATGAGGAGGAACTTCGCAGGTTCTACGCAGCGGCTAACAGAGATTTCTCGAGCTTTCTATCTGCAGTAAAGAAGACGATCAGGTGGCGAGAGACATATGGAATTCTTTCGGTACAGGAGCTTGAAAAATGGTCGAATATGGTTTTCTGGCATGGATTTGATGTGAAACACCAACCTTGCCTCATAGTACGGCTTGGACTAGCTTGCATCAGCTTGCCATCTCATGATAAACCTCGGTTTGCTCAAGCAATCA TTTCTCAAGTTGATCATGGAGTCTTTCATCTACTTGATGCCAACAATCCTCAGATTACAGTTGTAGTAGATTGTGAAGGTCTAACTCCATTGAAAATTCCCATGCAAGTATTGAGAATCTGTTCTTCGTTATTGCAAGATCACTTCCCCAACCGTCTTGGCTGTCTGTATGTTATACGGCTTCCACCAATGCTTCGTGTTATTGCCCAAACTTTTATCCAA GTTTTAAAGCCTTACACCCGAGAAAAGTTGAGAATTGAAGGGAAAATGTACCACAAGATTCTTTCCGAGTGCCTGGAGTCACTCCCGTCATATCTTGGTGGCAAATGCCTATGCAAAATATGTTCAGATATTATCACGAAAGAGATGCAGCAGCCTCGTTCAAATGCTTATATAAACAGAGAGCTGAGAGTGAATGCTTGCCCAGATGGGAATCTACGGTCTCCTAGTCCAACTTGTGAGATCGAGGTTGAACCGATCCATAACTGTAATCAGCTGCTGAGAACTGCCATAGTGAGCATCCTTATGATTTGGATTTTAGTAGCTTTTATTGGTGGATTATTGGACCCTGGAAGCAGtcccttttcttcttcatga
- the LOC126786379 gene encoding uncharacterized protein LOC126786379 isoform X2 produces the protein MGDSYSYGIPKEANLVMSSKKQSPNYLVASRSKASLQSLGALRIGNGVVTQAALFVLKVAALEAVRRLSRAKCSWLWRGFQALQFLCYPPFKWFRRFAPFKALVDNLQTVSKPLLALSIATAFTDELEFSPSSSDDVNNSDECPEVPSSESSLDTSVSEEVPQNVASERWLIQLHNELERQGISLPERINEEELRRFYAAANRDFSSFLSAVKKTIRWRETYGILSVQELEKWSNMVFWHGFDVKHQPCLIVRLGLACISLPSHDKPRFAQAINHFPNRLGCLYVIRLPPMLRVIAQTFIQVLKPYTREKLRIEGKMYHKILSECLESLPSYLGGKCLCKICSDIITKEMQQPRSNAYINRELRVNACPDGNLRSPSPTCEIEVEPIHNCNQLLRTAIVSILMIWILVAFIGGLLDPGSSPFSSS, from the exons ATGGGAGACTCTTATTCGTATGGGATTCCTAAAGAGGCCAATCTAGTTATGTCTAGTAAAAAGCAGTCTCCAAATTACTTAGTTGCTTCGCGGTCGAAGGCCTCTCTGCAAAGCCTGGGTGCACTTAGAATTGGAAATGGTGTGGTCACTCAGGCAGCACTGTTCGTGCTCAAAGTGGCTGCATTGGAGGCGGTGCGTAGGCTCTCGAGGGCCAAGTGCTCCTGGCTGTGGCGCGGCTTCCAGGCTTTGCAGTTTCTTTGTTATCCGCCGTTCAAGTGGTTCCGGAGATTCGCTCCCTTCAAGGCTCTTGTTGACAACTTGCAG ACTGTATCGAAGCCGTTACTGGCCCTCTCGATTGCAACAGCTTTTACTGATGAATTAGAATTCAGTCCTAGTTCTTCAGATGATGTCAATAATTCTGATGAGTGTCCAGAAGTACCCTCTTCAGAGTCGTCTTTGGATACTAG TGTTTCTGAAGAAGTTCCTCAAAATGTAGCATCTGAAAGATGGTTGATACAACTTCATAACGAGCTTGAAAGACAAGGGATTAGCTTGCCAGAAAG AATAAATGAGGAGGAACTTCGCAGGTTCTACGCAGCGGCTAACAGAGATTTCTCGAGCTTTCTATCTGCAGTAAAGAAGACGATCAGGTGGCGAGAGACATATGGAATTCTTTCGGTACAGGAGCTTGAAAAATGGTCGAATATGGTTTTCTGGCATGGATTTGATGTGAAACACCAACCTTGCCTCATAGTACGGCTTGGACTAGCTTGCATCAGCTTGCCATCTCATGATAAACCTCGGTTTGCTCAAGCAATCA ATCACTTCCCCAACCGTCTTGGCTGTCTGTATGTTATACGGCTTCCACCAATGCTTCGTGTTATTGCCCAAACTTTTATCCAA GTTTTAAAGCCTTACACCCGAGAAAAGTTGAGAATTGAAGGGAAAATGTACCACAAGATTCTTTCCGAGTGCCTGGAGTCACTCCCGTCATATCTTGGTGGCAAATGCCTATGCAAAATATGTTCAGATATTATCACGAAAGAGATGCAGCAGCCTCGTTCAAATGCTTATATAAACAGAGAGCTGAGAGTGAATGCTTGCCCAGATGGGAATCTACGGTCTCCTAGTCCAACTTGTGAGATCGAGGTTGAACCGATCCATAACTGTAATCAGCTGCTGAGAACTGCCATAGTGAGCATCCTTATGATTTGGATTTTAGTAGCTTTTATTGGTGGATTATTGGACCCTGGAAGCAGtcccttttcttcttcatga
- the LOC126788781 gene encoding uncharacterized protein LOC126788781, with protein sequence MATSKDQTNRARALWVTCLASAFRTALACTIVAITTLYGPPALRRQVALPAFSYVTVILIAPDATLGDTFRGFWLALYATVQSVAPAILSLWLIGPARLTSSTTALAVGLAAFVVVLPGEVTHLVSKRIALGQIVLVYVIAFIQGGSADAIMHPVHVAASTAVGALACVLALSVPFPGLACREVKQNSKLVVENASERLKLFLKAFCAEDAASALASISQTKSLASTASKLIQTIKRHQESMQWERLPLKFLRHSNANPADRLQALEIPLKGMEMALSSTPSFPVGVADGELKSCLLKLAKDQMSLNRSIPCEDAVTVPESNPEVDIRCLQALQTIPQTHQDLPPFFFLFCINLFHGKMLAPSSGSTEQDKLVIPQKQEAITSCKQGAVWSNFSTKVNSKRVMAAFKCSLSLGLAVFFGLKFSKENGFWAGLPVAISFAAAREATFKVANVKAQGTVLGTVYGVFGCFMFHRILPIRVLSLIPWLIFTSFLQRSKLYGQAGGISAVIGAVLILGRTKFGAPSEFAIARITETFIGLSSAIIVELLFQPTRASTLAKVQLSRTFGALHECIDSVSLQSGRAELREKQKCLKVHVEELGKLIAEADMEPNFWFLPFHSACYGKLMGSISKMMELIAFSGHAIGVLEQNSQLLEGSWKGIVDTMDCDLELFKKMVGSLISCFKDITLINSVTILEKEAFDGQECAKSCDLELGEPQTLKAFRVCGLEDEEMDKIVSSYLLHSKEAVDKIHCQQNEELKGQTVLCLSALAFCVSGLIRATREIEEGIKELVQWENPSSQVNLYETSCKMRALKT encoded by the exons ATGGCAACATCGAAAGACCAAACCAACCGTGCTCGAGCCTTGTGGGTCACATGCCTAGCTTCGGCCTTCCGGACCGCTCTAGCTTGCACCATAGTAGCCATCACCACCCTCTACGGCCCTCCCGCTCTCCGACGGCAAGTAGCCTTGCCTGCATTCTCCTACGTGACTGTTATCCTTATTGCTCCTGATGCAACTCTAGGTGACACATTCCGTGGATTCTGGCTCGCCCTATACGCCACTGTCCAGAGCGTCGCGCCGGCTATCTTGAGCCTCTGGCTAATTGGACCAGCCCGTCTGACGAGCAGCACGACGGCTCTGGCAGTTGGTCTGGCGGCATTTGTGGTAGTTCTGCCTGGGGAGGTTACTCATTTGGTGTCCAAGCGCATAGCCTTGGGACAGATTGTGCTTGTGTACGTTATTGCTTTCATACAGGGTGGGAGTGCGGATGCTATCATGCACCCTGTGCATGTGGCAGCGAGTACAGCCGTTGGGGCCTTGGCTTGTGTTCTTGCTTTGTCGGTTCCTTTCCCAGGCTTGGCTTGTCGAGAG GTTAAACAGAACTCAAAGCTGGTTGTGGAGAATGCTTCGGAGAGGCTCAAACTTTTTTTGAAGGCTTTTTGTGCAGAAGATGCCGCATCCGCACTTGCTTCAATTTCACAAACAAAGTCCTTAGCTTCCACAGCATCCAAGCTTATTCAAACCATTAAACGCCATCAG GAAAGCATGCAATGGGAGAGACTTCCACTAAAATTTCTGAGACACAGCAATGCCAATCCAGCAGACAGATTGCAAGCTTTGGAGATTCCCTTAAAAGGGATGGAAATGGCCTTAAGTAGCACTCCTTCATTCCCAGTTGGAGTGGCGGATGGAGAGCTCAAAAGTTGTCTACTTAAACTAGCAAAGGATCAAATGAGCTTAAATAGAAGCATTCCTTGTGAAGATGCAGTAACTGTTCCTGAATCAAACCCAGAAGTTGATATTAGATGCCTCCAAGCACTTCAGACCATTCCACAAACCCACCAGGACTTACccccatttttctttttgttctgtATAAATCTCTTTCATGGGAAAATGTTGGCACCAAGTTCTGGTAGTACCGAACAGGACAAATTGgtaattccacagaaacaagAAGCAATTACTTCATGTAAACAGGGTGCGGTATGGAGTAACTTCTCCACCAAGGTAAACAGCAAAAGGGTCATGGCAGCTTTCAAGTGCTCACTTTCACTGGGTCTAGCTGTGTTCTTTGGCTTGAAATTCAGCAAAGAAAATGGCTTCTGGGCAGGGCTTCCAGTCGCTATCAGTTTCGCCGCAGCTAGAGAAGCAACATTTAAAGTTGCAAATGTTAAAGCACAAGGGACTGTTTTAGGAACTGTATATGGAGTTTTTGGTTGTTTTATGTTCCATAGGATCTTACCCATTAGAGTCTTATCTCTGATTCCTTGGCTCATTTTTACCAGTTTTCTTCAGAGAAGCAAACTGTATGGCCAAGCTGGTGGTATTTCTGCGGTAATTGGAGCTGTACTAATTTTGGGCAGAACAAAGTTTGGGGCTCCAAGTGAATTTGCCATAGCAAGAATTACCGAAACCTTCATTGGGTTATCGTCAGCGATTATTGTCGAGCTACTGTTCCAACCCACTAGAGCTTCCACTCTTGCAAAAGTTCAACTATCTAGAACTTTCGGGGCATTGCATGAGTGTATTGACTCAGTGAGTCTTCAGTCTGGAAGAGCAGAATTGCGAGAGAAACAAAAATGTCTGAAAGTTCATGTTGAAGAACTGGGGAAGCTCATTGCAGAAGCTGATATGGAGCCTAATTTCTGGTTCCTGCCTTTTCACAGTGCTTGCTATGGAAAGCTCATGGGTTCTATCTCCAAAATGATGGAACTCATAGCTTTTAGTGGTCATGCAATTGGAGTTCTTGaacaaaattcacaattaCTTGAGGGTTCTTGGAAAGGTATTGTCGATACCATGGACTGTGACCTTGAACTTTTCAAGAAGATGGTTGGCTCCTTGATAAGTTGTTTTAAGGATATCACTCTGATCAATTCGGTAACAATTCTTGAGAAGGAAGCGTTTGATGGTCAAGAATGTGCCAAATCTTGTGATCTCGAGTTGGGAGAACCGCAAACCTTAAAAGCATTTAGGGTTTGTGGTTTAGAAGATGAAGAGATGGACAAGATTGTAAGTTCTTATCTCCTTCACTCAAAGGAAGCTGTAGATAAAATTCATTGTCAACAAAATGAGGAGCTGAAGGGCCAAACCGTTTTATGTTTGAGTGCTTTAGCGTTCTGCGTAAGTGGTTTGATAAGAGCAACAAGAGAGATAGAAGAGGGAATCAAAGAACTTGTTCAATGGGAGAATCCTTCAAGCCAAGTTAACTTGTACGAGACCTCTTGTAAGATGCGTGCTTTAAAAACATAA